From the Malaclemys terrapin pileata isolate rMalTer1 chromosome 13, rMalTer1.hap1, whole genome shotgun sequence genome, one window contains:
- the LOC128847983 gene encoding olfactory receptor 6N1-like: MADRNWRNQTAVTEFILLAFGELPELKILLFLLFLVIYMATVAGNMLIIALVVADQHFHNPMYFFLGNLSCLEICYTSTLLPRILASLLTGDKTISFRGCFSQLYFFSSLAATECYLLAAMSYDRYLAICKPLHYSTLMNIWFCIQLAAGSWLNGCLATTIFVLFLSQLTFCGPNEIDHFYCDPIPLIELSCSDTHLSILVNFILACVFTLPPFLLTLTSYVFILASILRIPSTTGRQKAFSTCSSHLTVVTIFYGTLMIFYMLPKHNTVRDLTKVLSLCFTVLTPLVNPLIYSLGNREVKEAFSKAVSKCGIHKNMQRLCDNKIA, translated from the coding sequence ATGGCAGACAGAAACTGGAGAAACCAAACAGCTGTCACAGAATTTATCCTCCTGGCGTTCGGGGAACTCCCTGAACTGAAAATTCTTCTCTTCCTATTGTTCCTAGTGATCTACATGGCAACCGTGGCCGGAAACATGCTCATCATTGCACTAGTTGTAGCTGATCAGCACTTTCACaaccccatgtacttcttcctggggaatttgtcctgcttggagatctgctacacctccaccctcctgcccaggattctggccagtctcctgactggggacaaaACCATCTCATTCAGGGGCTGCTTCTCacaactgtattttttttcttctctggcaGCTACAGAATGCTATCTCCTAGCAGCGATGTCTTACGATCGGTATTTAGCGATATGTAAACCCCTGCACTATTCAACTCTTATGAATATCTGGTTTTGCATCCAGTTGGCTGCTGGGTCATGGTTAAATGGTTGTTTGGCTACTACAATCTTTGTCTTATTCCTATCACAGTTAACATTCTGTGGCCcgaatgaaattgaccatttctattGTGATCCCATCCCACTGATAGaactctcctgcagtgacacACACTTGAGCATATTGGTGAATTTCATACTAGCCTGTGTATTCACCCTGCCTCCATTCCTACTAACCCTGACGTCCTACGTGTTTATCCTTGCCAGCATCCTGAGAATTCCTTCCACGACTGGGagacaaaaggccttttccacctgctcctctcacctcactgtggtgacaattttctatggaACCCTAATGATTTTCTATATGCTTCCGAAACATAATACAGTCAGAGATTTGACGAAAGTGCTCTCTCTTTGCTTCACGGTCCTAACTCCCCTGGTAAACCCCCTCATATACAGTCTTGgaaacagagaggtcaaggaagcCTTTAGCAAAGCGGTCAGTAAATGTGGCATTCACAAAAACATGCAGAGACTCTGCGATAATAAAATAGcctga